In Malus sylvestris chromosome 15, drMalSylv7.2, whole genome shotgun sequence, a single genomic region encodes these proteins:
- the LOC126603904 gene encoding uncharacterized protein LOC126603904 isoform X9, whose amino-acid sequence MCSEVLDPDATDCQDNGDSGDWMVYWDSYCMRNHFYNINTRTSTWYPPPGMEYLASIDAICKPNDVISEVMEIDVSTDSKATNFCGASKTDSFQESITHGVSQCQPNHEISGGIELSVDTSMSDTTLSTVTVSRCPVQSDEINENNNTCNDGNPSCFFSDVQDHIASIRNKIKQFSLHVAHSIRNKIKQLISDDVCNSGLQSILAEQIDEQNTIELNNEPNEPNFCEETLKDCEDFDAFQILNTSSLSHTYTDEVSEDSNMYSGNEVLATNQLEIQLDPAVQKRKKKVRRKKIQRKLSNENKELLFEELFKEFSADMGKYWCQRYLLFSKYDDGIKMDEEGWFSVTPELLARHHAERCGSDVIIDCFSGVGGNSIQFAQISKHVIAIDIDPTKIDYAQRNAAIYGVDDRIDFITGDFFRLAPKLKADTVFLSPPWGGPGYAKVETYDMKTMLKPHDGYFLFNIAKEVASRIVMFLPRNVDINQLAEIALSGSRPWSLEVEKNFLNGKLKGITAYFSDMASR is encoded by the exons ATGTGTTCAGAAGTGCTTGACCCTGATGCAACTGACTGCCAAGACAACGGTGATTCCGGAGACTGGATGGTATATTGGGATTCTTATTGCATGAGAAATCACTTCTATAATATCAATACACGTACTTCCACATGGTATCCACCCCCAGGCATGGAATATTTAGCATCTATTGATGCCATATGTAAGCCAAATGATGTGATTTCTGAAGTAATGGAGATTGATGTTAGCACTGATTCAAAGGCAACAAATTTTTGTGGTGCGAGTAAAACTGATTCATTTCAAGAATCAATTACTCATGGTGTTTCACAGTGTCAGCCAAATCATGAGATCTCCGGGGGGATTGAACTTTCTGTTGACACTTCTATGTCTGATACCACTTTGTCAACTGTCACTGTAAGCAGATGTCCGGTACAGTCAGATGAAATCAATGAGAACAATAACACCTGCAACGATGGGAACCCATCATGCTTCTTCTCAGATGTCCAGGATCATATCGCTAG TATCAGAAACAAAATCAAGCAGTTTTCATTGCATGTTGCCCACAGTATCAGAAACAAAATCAAGCAGTTGATTTCTGATGATGTCTGCAACAGTGGTTTGCAATCAATTCTTGCTGAACAGATTGATGAACAAAATACTATTGAACTCAATAATGAGCCTAATGAAC CTAATTTTTGTGAGGAAACTCTCAAAGATTGCGAAGATTTTGACGCATTTCAAATATTAAATACAAGCAG CTTGTCCCATACATACACTGATGAAGTGTCTGAGGATAGTAATATGTATTCAGGAAATGAAGTTTTGGCAACAAACCAGTTGGAAATACAGCTTGACCCTGCTGTACAAAAACGGAAGAAGAAagtgagaagaaagaaaattcagAGAAAGTTATCTAATGAGAACAAAG AGCTTCTATTTGAAGAGTTGTTCAAAGAGTTTTCTGCTGATATGGGAAAATATTGGTGTCAACGGTACTTATTATTCTCCAAATACGATGATGGTATAAAAATGGATGAGGAAGGATGGTTCTCTGTCACTCCAGAGCTTCTAGCTAGGCATCATGCAGAACGATGTGGTAGTGATGTCATCATTGACTGTTTTTCTGGAGTTGGTGGGAATTCCATCCAATTTGCACAGAT AAGCAAACATGTAATTGCAATTGATATTGATCCAACGAAGATTGATTATGCACAGCGTAATGCTGCCATCTATGGGGTTGATGACAGGATAGATTTCATAACGGGGGACTTTTTCCGCTTGGCACCAAAGCTGAAG GCAGACACGGTCTTTTTGTCACCCCCGTGGGGAGGACCTGGTTATGCAAAAGTAGAGACATACGACATGAAGACAATGCTTAAGCCACATGATGG ATATTTTCTCTTTAACATCGCAAAGGAAGTTGCTTCTAGGATTGTCATGTTTCTCCCGAGAAATGTTGATATCAACCAATTAGCAGAGATCGCTCTATCGGGGTCTCGGCCATGGTCACTAGAG GTTGAGAAAAACTTCTTAAATGGCAAGTTGAAGGGGATAACTGCTTACTTCAGTGACATGGCCAGTAGATGA
- the LOC126603904 gene encoding uncharacterized protein LOC126603904 isoform X1, with protein MVTMAELEDQGPAMRALGSLFKLTEVFLCDDGSKETKDRSFSMSRPKPAGDGGDECGASPEDMELTDQMNALGLPVSFNTNKEKRNRKTEGRRKGMRLKQTDSSLDVVRGAMEPSKVSEGETVSPMIFNGSTSSSLCCLPMMGQSESSSSDVAAGAVEFQCPSVEGDNPENSTEITGDAVQEQDRDGILAVVCNDAQGCDPLHSCHLLNDIMRIAVSSTDLDAGRCPESCSADAAVGNDETESGEILTEHDHLECSLVASHEAELTKTCEDYIPEPRGVSESISYSMCSEVLDPDGTDCQDNGDSGDWMVYWDSYYMRNYFYNIKTHTSTWYPPPGMEYLASIDAICKPNDVISEVMEIDVSTDSKTTDLCGVSKTDSFQESITQDVSQGQPYHEISGGIELTVDTSMPETTLSTVTVSRCPVHSDEIDENNNTCNDGNASCFSSDVQDHISRYIYCLSNSGLQPILAEQIDEQSTIELKNEPIEPNFCEETLKDCEDFDAFQILNTSSLSHTYTDEVSEDSNMYSGNEVLATNQLEIQLDPAVQKRKKKVRRKKIQRKLSNENKELLFEELFKEFSADMGKYWCQRYLLFSKYDDGIKMDEEGWFSVTPELLARHHAERCGSDVIIDCFSGVGGNSIQFAQISKHVIAIDIDPTKIDYAQRNAAIYGVDDRIDFITGDFFRLAPKLKADTVFLSPPWGGPGYAKVETYDMKTMLKPHDGYFLFNIAKEVASRIVMFLPRNVDINQLAEIALSGSRPWSLEVEKNFLNGKLKGITAYFSDMASR; from the exons ATGGTGACTATGGCCGAACTGGAAGACCAAGGTCCTGCCATGAGAGCTCTCGGCTCTCTCTTCAAGCTCACCGAAGTCTTTCTCTG CGACGACGGCTCAAAGGAGACGAAGGACAGGTCCTTTTCCATGAGCCGGCCT AAACCAGCAGGCGACGGCGGCGATG AATGTGGGGCTTCGCCGGAGGATATGGAGCTTACTGACCAGATGAATGCCTTGGGGCTTCCAGTCTCATTCAACACAAATAAGGAG AAGAGGAACAGAAAGACGGAAGGTAGAAGAAAGGGAATGCGCCTGAAGCAAACAGACAGTTCTCTGGACGTTGTACGTGGAGCAATGGAGCCTTCCAAAGTGAGTGAGGGAGAGACTGTTTCTCCTATGATATTCAATGGTAGCACAAGCAGTTCTTTGTGTTGTTTGCCAATGATGGGCCAAAGTGAATCATCTTCCTCTGATGTTGCAGCGGGTGCTGTTGAATTTCAGTGCCCTTCTGTTGAAGGTGATAATCCAGAAAATTCAACTGAGATTACTGGTGATGCTGTCCAAGAACAAGATCGTGATGGAATATTGGCCGTCGTTTGTAATGATGCCCAGGGTTGTGACCCTTTACACAGCTGCCATTTGCTCAATGACATAATGAGAATTGCGGTGAGCTCAACTGATTTAGATGCTGGACGTTGCCCTGAAAGCTGCTCAGCAGATGCTGCTGTTGGCAATGATGAGACAGAATCAGGTGAAATATTAACGGAGCATGACCACTTAGAGTGTTCATTAGTGGCTTCCCACGAAGCAGAACTTACCAAAACATGCGAGGACTATATCCCTGAACCGCGAGGTGTTTCTGAGTCAATTTCATATTCCATGTGTTCAGAAGTGCTTGACCCTGATGGAACTGACTGCCAAGACAACGGTGATTCCGGAGACTGGATGGTATATTGGGATTCTTACTACATGAGAAATTACTTCTATAATATCAAAACACATACTTCCACATGGTATCCACCCCCGGGCATGGAATATTTAGCATCTATTGACGCCAtatgtaaaccaaatgatgtgatttCTGAAGTAATGGAGATTGATGTTAGTACTGATTCAAAGACAACAGATTTATGTGGTGTGAGTAAAACTGATTCATTTCAAGAATCAATTACTCAAGATGTTTCACAGGGTCAGCCATATCATGAGATCTCCGGGGGGATTGAACTCACTGTTGACACTTCTATGCCTGAAACCACTTTGTCAACTGTCACTGTAAGCAGATGTCCGGTACATTCAGATGAAATCGACGAGAACAATAACACCTGCAATGATGGGAACGCATCATGCTTCTCATCAGATGTCCAGGATCATATATCTAGGTATATTTATTGTCTTTCTAACAGTGGTTTGCAACCAATTCTTGCTGAACAGATTGATGAACAAAGTACTATTGAACTCAAGAATGAGCCTATTGAACCTAATTTTTGTGAGGAAACTCTCAAAGATTGCGAAGATTTTGACGCATTTCAAATATTAAATACAAGCAG CTTGTCCCATACATACACTGATGAAGTGTCTGAGGATAGTAATATGTATTCAGGAAATGAAGTTTTGGCAACAAACCAGTTGGAAATACAGCTTGACCCTGCTGTACAAAAACGGAAGAAGAAagtgagaagaaagaaaattcagAGAAAGTTATCTAATGAGAACAAAG AGCTTCTATTTGAAGAGTTGTTCAAAGAGTTTTCTGCTGATATGGGAAAATATTGGTGTCAACGGTACTTATTATTCTCCAAATACGATGATGGTATAAAAATGGATGAGGAAGGATGGTTCTCTGTCACTCCAGAGCTTCTAGCTAGGCATCATGCAGAACGATGTGGTAGTGATGTCATCATTGACTGTTTTTCTGGAGTTGGTGGGAATTCCATCCAATTTGCACAGAT AAGCAAACATGTAATTGCAATTGATATTGATCCAACGAAGATTGATTATGCACAGCGTAATGCTGCCATCTATGGGGTTGATGACAGGATAGATTTCATAACGGGGGACTTTTTCCGCTTGGCACCAAAGCTGAAG GCAGACACGGTCTTTTTGTCACCCCCGTGGGGAGGACCTGGTTATGCAAAAGTAGAGACATACGACATGAAGACAATGCTTAAGCCACATGATGG ATATTTTCTCTTTAACATCGCAAAGGAAGTTGCTTCTAGGATTGTCATGTTTCTCCCGAGAAATGTTGATATCAACCAATTAGCAGAGATCGCTCTATCGGGGTCTCGGCCATGGTCACTAGAG GTTGAGAAAAACTTCTTAAATGGCAAGTTGAAGGGGATAACTGCTTACTTCAGTGACATGGCCAGTAGATGA
- the LOC126603904 gene encoding uncharacterized protein LOC126603904 isoform X4, with amino-acid sequence MVTMAELEEQGPAMRALGSIFKLTEVFLQDDGSKETKDGSFSMGRPKPAGDGGDECGTLPEDMELTNQMNALGLPVSFNANEKRNRTKEGRREGMRLKQTDSSLDVVGGAMEPSKCPSVEGDNPENSTEITGDAVQEQDRDGILAVVCNDAQGCDPLHSCHLLNDIMRIAVSSTDLDAGRCPESCSADAAVGNDETESGEILTEHDHLECSLVASHEAELTKTCEDYIPEPRGVSESISYSMCSEVLDPDGTDCQDNGDSGDWMVYWDSYYMRNYFYNIKTHTSTWYPPPGMEYLASIDAICKPNDVISEVMEIDVSTDSKTTDLCGVSKTDSFQESITQDVSQGQPYHEISGGIELTVDTSMPETTLSTVTVSRCPVHSDEIDENNNTCNDGNASCFSSDVQDHISRYIYCLSNSGLQPILAEQIDEQSTIELKNEPIEPNFCEETLKDCEDFDAFQILNTSSLSHTYTDEVSEDSNMYSGNEVLATNQLEIQLDPAVQKRKKKVRRKKIQRKLSNENKELLFEELFKEFSADMGKYWCQRYLLFSKYDDGIKMDEEGWFSVTPELLARHHAERCGSDVIIDCFSGVGGNSIQFAQISKHVIAIDIDPTKIDYAQRNAAIYGVDDRIDFITGDFFRLAPKLKADTVFLSPPWGGPGYAKVETYDMKTMLKPHDGYFLFNIAKEVASRIVMFLPRNVDINQLAEIALSGSRPWSLEVEKNFLNGKLKGITAYFSDMASR; translated from the exons ATGGTGACTATGGCCGAACTGGAAGAGCAAGGTCCAGCCATGAGAGCTCTCGGCTCTATCTTCAAGCTCACCGAAGTCTTTCTCCA GGACGACGGCTCGAAGGAGACGAAAGACGGGTCCTTTTCCATGGGCCGGCCT AAACCAGCTGGCGACGGCGGCGATG AATGTGGGACTTTGCCGGAGGATATGGAGCTTACTAACCAGATGAATGCGCTGGGGCTTCCAGTCTCATTCAACGCTAATGAG AAGAGGAACAGAACGAAGGAAGGTAGAAGAGAGGGAATGCGCCTGAAGCAAACAGACAGTTCTCTGGACGTTGTAGGTGGAGCAATGGAGCCTTCCAAA TGCCCTTCTGTTGAAGGTGATAATCCAGAAAATTCAACTGAGATTACTGGTGATGCTGTCCAAGAACAAGATCGTGATGGAATATTGGCCGTCGTTTGTAATGATGCCCAGGGTTGTGACCCTTTACACAGCTGCCATTTGCTCAATGACATAATGAGAATTGCGGTGAGCTCAACTGATTTAGATGCTGGACGTTGCCCTGAAAGCTGCTCAGCAGATGCTGCTGTTGGCAATGATGAGACAGAATCAGGTGAAATATTAACGGAGCATGACCACTTAGAGTGTTCATTAGTGGCTTCCCACGAAGCAGAACTTACCAAAACATGCGAGGACTATATCCCTGAACCGCGAGGTGTTTCTGAGTCAATTTCATATTCCATGTGTTCAGAAGTGCTTGACCCTGATGGAACTGACTGCCAAGACAACGGTGATTCCGGAGACTGGATGGTATATTGGGATTCTTACTACATGAGAAATTACTTCTATAATATCAAAACACATACTTCCACATGGTATCCACCCCCGGGCATGGAATATTTAGCATCTATTGACGCCAtatgtaaaccaaatgatgtgatttCTGAAGTAATGGAGATTGATGTTAGTACTGATTCAAAGACAACAGATTTATGTGGTGTGAGTAAAACTGATTCATTTCAAGAATCAATTACTCAAGATGTTTCACAGGGTCAGCCATATCATGAGATCTCCGGGGGGATTGAACTCACTGTTGACACTTCTATGCCTGAAACCACTTTGTCAACTGTCACTGTAAGCAGATGTCCGGTACATTCAGATGAAATCGACGAGAACAATAACACCTGCAATGATGGGAACGCATCATGCTTCTCATCAGATGTCCAGGATCATATATCTAGGTATATTTATTGTCTTTCTAACAGTGGTTTGCAACCAATTCTTGCTGAACAGATTGATGAACAAAGTACTATTGAACTCAAGAATGAGCCTATTGAACCTAATTTTTGTGAGGAAACTCTCAAAGATTGCGAAGATTTTGACGCATTTCAAATATTAAATACAAGCAG CTTGTCCCATACATACACTGATGAAGTGTCTGAGGATAGTAATATGTATTCAGGAAATGAAGTTTTGGCAACAAACCAGTTGGAAATACAGCTTGACCCTGCTGTACAAAAACGGAAGAAGAAagtgagaagaaagaaaattcagAGAAAGTTATCTAATGAGAACAAAG AGCTTCTATTTGAAGAGTTGTTCAAAGAGTTTTCTGCTGATATGGGAAAATATTGGTGTCAACGGTACTTATTATTCTCCAAATACGATGATGGTATAAAAATGGATGAGGAAGGATGGTTCTCTGTCACTCCAGAGCTTCTAGCTAGGCATCATGCAGAACGATGTGGTAGTGATGTCATCATTGACTGTTTTTCTGGAGTTGGTGGGAATTCCATCCAATTTGCACAGAT AAGCAAACATGTAATTGCAATTGATATTGATCCAACGAAGATTGATTATGCACAGCGTAATGCTGCCATCTATGGGGTTGATGACAGGATAGATTTCATAACGGGGGACTTTTTCCGCTTGGCACCAAAGCTGAAG GCAGACACGGTCTTTTTGTCACCCCCGTGGGGAGGACCTGGTTATGCAAAAGTAGAGACATACGACATGAAGACAATGCTTAAGCCACATGATGG ATATTTTCTCTTTAACATCGCAAAGGAAGTTGCTTCTAGGATTGTCATGTTTCTCCCGAGAAATGTTGATATCAACCAATTAGCAGAGATCGCTCTATCGGGGTCTCGGCCATGGTCACTAGAG GTTGAGAAAAACTTCTTAAATGGCAAGTTGAAGGGGATAACTGCTTACTTCAGTGACATGGCCAGTAGATGA
- the LOC126603904 gene encoding uncharacterized protein LOC126603904 isoform X10, with product MCSEVLDPDATDCQDNGDSGDWMVYWDSYCMRNHFYNINTRTSTWYPPPGMEYLASIDAICKPNDVISEVMEIDVSTDSKATNFCGASKTDSFQESITHGVSQCQPNHEISGGIELSVDTSMSDTTLSTVTVSRCPVQSDEINENNNTCNDGNPSCFFSDVQDHIASIRNKIKQFSLHVAHSIRNKIKQLISDDVCNSGLQSILAEQIDEQNTIELNNEPNEPNFCEETLKDCEDFDAFQILNTSSLSHTYTDEVSEDSNMYSGNEVLATNQLEIQLDPAVQKRKKKVRRKKIQRKLSNENKELLFEELFKEFSADMGKYWCQRYLLFSKYDDGIKMDEEGWFSVTPELLARHHAERCGSDVIIDCFSGVGGNSIQFAQISKHVIAIDIDPTKIDYAQRNAAIYGVDDRIDFITGDFFRLAPKLKADTVFLSPPWGGPGYAKVETYDMKTMLKPHDGYFLFNIAKEVASRIVMFLPRNVDINQLAEIALSGSRPWSLEVEKNFLNGKLKGITAYFSDMASR from the exons ATGTGTTCAGAAGTGCTTGACCCTGATGCAACTGACTGCCAAGACAACGGTGATTCCGGAGACTGGATGGTATATTGGGATTCTTATTGCATGAGAAATCACTTCTATAATATCAATACACGTACTTCCACATGGTATCCACCCCCAGGCATGGAATATTTAGCATCTATTGATGCCATATGTAAGCCAAATGATGTGATTTCTGAAGTAATGGAGATTGATGTTAGCACTGATTCAAAGGCAACAAATTTTTGTGGTGCGAGTAAAACTGATTCATTTCAAGAATCAATTACTCATGGTGTTTCACAGTGTCAGCCAAATCATGAGATCTCCGGGGGGATTGAACTTTCTGTTGACACTTCTATGTCTGATACCACTTTGTCAACTGTCACTGTAAGCAGATGTCCGGTACAGTCAGATGAAATCAATGAGAACAATAACACCTGCAACGATGGGAACCCATCATGCTTCTTCTCAGATGTCCAGGATCATATCGCTAG TATCAGAAACAAAATCAAGCAGTTTTCATTGCATGTTGCCCACAGTATCAGAAACAAAATCAAGCAGTTGATTTCTGATGATGTCTGCAACAGTGGTTTGCAATCAATTCTTGCTGAACAGATTGATGAACAAAATACTATTGAACTCAATAATGAGCCTAATGAACCTAATTTTTGTGAGGAAACTCTCAAAGATTGCGAAGATTTTGACGCGTTTCAAATATTAAATACAAGCAG CTTGTCCCATACATACACTGATGAAGTGTCTGAGGATAGTAATATGTATTCAGGAAATGAAGTTTTGGCAACAAACCAGTTGGAAATACAGCTTGACCCTGCTGTACAAAAACGGAAGAAGAAagtgagaagaaagaaaattcagAGAAAGTTATCTAATGAGAACAAAG AGCTTCTATTTGAAGAGTTGTTCAAAGAGTTTTCTGCTGATATGGGAAAATATTGGTGTCAACGGTACTTATTATTCTCCAAATACGATGATGGTATAAAAATGGATGAGGAAGGATGGTTCTCTGTCACTCCAGAGCTTCTAGCTAGGCATCATGCAGAACGATGTGGTAGTGATGTCATCATTGACTGTTTTTCTGGAGTTGGTGGGAATTCCATCCAATTTGCACAGAT AAGCAAACATGTAATTGCAATTGATATTGATCCAACGAAGATTGATTATGCACAGCGTAATGCTGCCATCTATGGGGTTGATGACAGGATAGATTTCATAACGGGGGACTTTTTCCGCTTGGCACCAAAGCTGAAG GCAGACACGGTCTTTTTGTCACCCCCGTGGGGAGGACCTGGTTATGCAAAAGTAGAGACATACGACATGAAGACAATGCTTAAGCCACATGATGG ATATTTTCTCTTTAACATCGCAAAGGAAGTTGCTTCTAGGATTGTCATGTTTCTCCCGAGAAATGTTGATATCAACCAATTAGCAGAGATCGCTCTATCGGGGTCTCGGCCATGGTCACTAGAG GTTGAGAAAAACTTCTTAAATGGCAAGTTGAAGGGGATAACTGCTTACTTCAGTGACATGGCCAGTAGATGA
- the LOC126603904 gene encoding uncharacterized protein LOC126603904 isoform X3: protein MVTMAELEDQGPAMRALGSLFKLTEVFLCDDGSKETKDRSFSMSRPKPAGDGGDECGASPEDMELTDQMNALGLPVSFNTNKEKRNRKTEGRRKGMRLKQTDSSLDVVRGAMEPSKCPSVEGDNPENSTEITGDAVQEQDRDGILAVVCNDAQGCDPLHSCHLLNDIMRIAVSSTDLDAGRCPESCSADAAVGNDETESGEILTEHDHLECSLVASHEAELTKTCEDYIPEPRGVSESISYSMCSEVLDPDGTDCQDNGDSGDWMVYWDSYYMRNYFYNIKTHTSTWYPPPGMEYLASIDAICKPNDVISEVMEIDVSTDSKTTDLCGVSKTDSFQESITQDVSQGQPYHEISGGIELTVDTSMPETTLSTVTVSRCPVHSDEIDENNNTCNDGNASCFSSDVQDHISRYIYCLSNSGLQPILAEQIDEQSTIELKNEPIEPNFCEETLKDCEDFDAFQILNTSSLSHTYTDEVSEDSNMYSGNEVLATNQLEIQLDPAVQKRKKKVRRKKIQRKLSNENKELLFEELFKEFSADMGKYWCQRYLLFSKYDDGIKMDEEGWFSVTPELLARHHAERCGSDVIIDCFSGVGGNSIQFAQISKHVIAIDIDPTKIDYAQRNAAIYGVDDRIDFITGDFFRLAPKLKADTVFLSPPWGGPGYAKVETYDMKTMLKPHDGYFLFNIAKEVASRIVMFLPRNVDINQLAEIALSGSRPWSLEVEKNFLNGKLKGITAYFSDMASR, encoded by the exons ATGGTGACTATGGCCGAACTGGAAGACCAAGGTCCTGCCATGAGAGCTCTCGGCTCTCTCTTCAAGCTCACCGAAGTCTTTCTCTG CGACGACGGCTCAAAGGAGACGAAGGACAGGTCCTTTTCCATGAGCCGGCCT AAACCAGCAGGCGACGGCGGCGATG AATGTGGGGCTTCGCCGGAGGATATGGAGCTTACTGACCAGATGAATGCCTTGGGGCTTCCAGTCTCATTCAACACAAATAAGGAG AAGAGGAACAGAAAGACGGAAGGTAGAAGAAAGGGAATGCGCCTGAAGCAAACAGACAGTTCTCTGGACGTTGTACGTGGAGCAATGGAGCCTTCCAAA TGCCCTTCTGTTGAAGGTGATAATCCAGAAAATTCAACTGAGATTACTGGTGATGCTGTCCAAGAACAAGATCGTGATGGAATATTGGCCGTCGTTTGTAATGATGCCCAGGGTTGTGACCCTTTACACAGCTGCCATTTGCTCAATGACATAATGAGAATTGCGGTGAGCTCAACTGATTTAGATGCTGGACGTTGCCCTGAAAGCTGCTCAGCAGATGCTGCTGTTGGCAATGATGAGACAGAATCAGGTGAAATATTAACGGAGCATGACCACTTAGAGTGTTCATTAGTGGCTTCCCACGAAGCAGAACTTACCAAAACATGCGAGGACTATATCCCTGAACCGCGAGGTGTTTCTGAGTCAATTTCATATTCCATGTGTTCAGAAGTGCTTGACCCTGATGGAACTGACTGCCAAGACAACGGTGATTCCGGAGACTGGATGGTATATTGGGATTCTTACTACATGAGAAATTACTTCTATAATATCAAAACACATACTTCCACATGGTATCCACCCCCGGGCATGGAATATTTAGCATCTATTGACGCCAtatgtaaaccaaatgatgtgatttCTGAAGTAATGGAGATTGATGTTAGTACTGATTCAAAGACAACAGATTTATGTGGTGTGAGTAAAACTGATTCATTTCAAGAATCAATTACTCAAGATGTTTCACAGGGTCAGCCATATCATGAGATCTCCGGGGGGATTGAACTCACTGTTGACACTTCTATGCCTGAAACCACTTTGTCAACTGTCACTGTAAGCAGATGTCCGGTACATTCAGATGAAATCGACGAGAACAATAACACCTGCAATGATGGGAACGCATCATGCTTCTCATCAGATGTCCAGGATCATATATCTAGGTATATTTATTGTCTTTCTAACAGTGGTTTGCAACCAATTCTTGCTGAACAGATTGATGAACAAAGTACTATTGAACTCAAGAATGAGCCTATTGAACCTAATTTTTGTGAGGAAACTCTCAAAGATTGCGAAGATTTTGACGCATTTCAAATATTAAATACAAGCAG CTTGTCCCATACATACACTGATGAAGTGTCTGAGGATAGTAATATGTATTCAGGAAATGAAGTTTTGGCAACAAACCAGTTGGAAATACAGCTTGACCCTGCTGTACAAAAACGGAAGAAGAAagtgagaagaaagaaaattcagAGAAAGTTATCTAATGAGAACAAAG AGCTTCTATTTGAAGAGTTGTTCAAAGAGTTTTCTGCTGATATGGGAAAATATTGGTGTCAACGGTACTTATTATTCTCCAAATACGATGATGGTATAAAAATGGATGAGGAAGGATGGTTCTCTGTCACTCCAGAGCTTCTAGCTAGGCATCATGCAGAACGATGTGGTAGTGATGTCATCATTGACTGTTTTTCTGGAGTTGGTGGGAATTCCATCCAATTTGCACAGAT AAGCAAACATGTAATTGCAATTGATATTGATCCAACGAAGATTGATTATGCACAGCGTAATGCTGCCATCTATGGGGTTGATGACAGGATAGATTTCATAACGGGGGACTTTTTCCGCTTGGCACCAAAGCTGAAG GCAGACACGGTCTTTTTGTCACCCCCGTGGGGAGGACCTGGTTATGCAAAAGTAGAGACATACGACATGAAGACAATGCTTAAGCCACATGATGG ATATTTTCTCTTTAACATCGCAAAGGAAGTTGCTTCTAGGATTGTCATGTTTCTCCCGAGAAATGTTGATATCAACCAATTAGCAGAGATCGCTCTATCGGGGTCTCGGCCATGGTCACTAGAG GTTGAGAAAAACTTCTTAAATGGCAAGTTGAAGGGGATAACTGCTTACTTCAGTGACATGGCCAGTAGATGA